From a single Eretmochelys imbricata isolate rEreImb1 chromosome 13, rEreImb1.hap1, whole genome shotgun sequence genomic region:
- the SALL4 gene encoding sal-like protein 4 produces the protein MSRRKQAKPQHINSEEEPPPDAASGSPQNAPGDGDGEMSSKRCRTEETNICEKCCAEFFDLSEFLEHKKNCTKNPPVLIMNDSEGTIPPEDFPGASTESFPNDRQDSQPAKDSQSKSCTGSVEKREGKVDTEAVGGMYLKTEPPVTPATHGLRYLPKSKVPNTNVTLQTIRGTKVAVNQRTSDAISSSAASFNAIPMILEQLVCLQQQQLQQIQLTEQIRIQIAMMAPHALHPSIVAATDPLKALGAQMSQQLSAAVALIGQKAGSQSLSLESLKHGKLPHSNMVIPTAGSVASGLSSSFSLKPEANRSLPSSMSRFPNPLLPQSSSSVIFQNPLSAVSSVIDPSKKGKGKPPNISVSESKPNTEEPFFKHKCKFCGKVFGNDSALQIHLRSHTGERPYKCNICGNRFTTKGNLKVHFQRHKDKYPHIKMNPYPVPEHLDNVPTSSGIPYGMSVPLDESNLIVDSKPILASLPTSVGTGLPQNISSLACIKESLASTFSSDMQPRPSPESEGGSSSSGAASHESGTEQSLSSPQASCSVSVFHVSGASEQGSETSKLQQLVENIDKSTTDPNECLICHRVLSCQSSLKMHYRTHTGERPFKCKICGRAFSTKGNLKTHYGVHRANTPLKMQHSCPICQKKFTNAVVLQQHIRMHMGGQIPNTPMPENTCDNTDVDPTVTEKNGDLTRPGENMENVEEMEEDLDSQDGPSNSLKPPIPYDAQSESPGTAFSGIAALENQMKMVNSALNLQRQSSLKSSDNGSAESDGMTNDSSSVAGDPDYQNGRSPAASESASFQALSPANSQSESIRSKSPGFNSQEDAGMGNKAEGPENHLAEMEGAGALDLTYGNIGRKVIKEEPGLHFPNGEYGHSSIHAAFVRAPPALIKVEMPSERPISTSHFIGPPTLSPGVPPLLVPRPKLCRPAKQHICTTCGKNFSSASALQIHERTHTGEKPFACTICGRAFTTKGNLKVHVGTHMWNNSARRGRRLSIDNPMALLGNDPKKVSEMFPKDIVPPSVNIDPTVWNQYAAVLSNGLAMKTNEISVIQSGGIPSLPVTIGGGSAINTATVSKIDGSQSGISSDMEKAGGAAADNVPKHQFPHFMEENKIAVS, from the exons GGAGTCCACAAAACGCCCCAGGTGATGGAGATGGTGAAATGAGTTCCAAAAGGTGCCGAACAGAAGAAACTAATATCTGTGAGAAATGTTGTGCAGAGTTCTTTGATCTCTCTGAATTCCTTGAGCATAAGAAAAATTGCACTAAAAATCCACCTGTCCTAATCATGAATGATAGTGAAGGAACAATACCCCCTGAAGACTTCCCTGGAGCCTCTACAGAGAGCTTTCCAAATGATCGACAGGATAGCCAGCCAGCCAAGGACAGTCAGTCAAAGAGTTGCACTGGTTCtgtggagaagagagaggggaaagttGATACTGAAGCAGTGGGAGGAATGTATCTAAAAACAGAACCTCCTGTTACTCCTGCAACTCATGGGCTACGCTATTTACCAAAATCCAAAGTACCAAACACTAATGTGACTTTGCAGACAATACGTGGCACTAAAGTGGCTGTGAATCAACGTACCTCTGATGCTATCTCTTCCTCAGCAGCCAGTTTTAATGCTATTCCAATGATCCTTGAACAGCTCGTGTgcttgcagcagcagcaactccagCAAATTCAGCTCACAGAGCAAATCCGTATTCAGATTGCCATGATGGCTCCTCATGCCCTACATCCTTCAATAGTAGCTGCTACTGATCCACTAAAAGCTTTGGGTGCTCAGATGTCTCAGCAGCTGTCTGCTGCTGTTGCTTTAATTGGACAAAAAGCTGGAAGCCAAAGCCTATCACTGGAATCCTTGAAGCATGGAAAACTACCTCATTCTAACATGGTCATTCCAACTGCTGGCTCAGTAGCCAGTGGgctttcttcttccttctccctgaAACCTGAAGCAAACAGAAGCCTCCCAAGTTCTATGTCTCGTTTTCCAAACCCTTTACTACCTCAATCATCCAGCTCTGTCATCTTCCAAAACCCACTCTCAGCAGTTTCTTCAGTGATTGATCCCTcaaagaaagggaaagggaagcCCCCCAATATCAGCGTGTCTGAAAGCAAACCAAACACTGAAGAACCTTTCTTTAAACATAAGTGCAAGTTCTGCGGCAAGGTCTTTGGCAACGATAGTGCTTTGCAGATACACCTCCGCTCCCACACTGGCGAAAGACCCTACAAGTGTAACATTTGTGGTAACAGATTTACAACCAAAGGAAACCTTAAAGTGCATTTTCAGCGTCATAAAGATAAGTACCCTCACATTAAAATGAATCCCTATCCAGTACCTGAGCATTTGGACAATGTGCCCACCAGCAGTGGAATCCCATATGGAATGTCTGTACCACTGGATGAGTCTAACCTAATTGTGGACAGCAAGCCTATTCTGGCATCACTACCTACCTCAGTAGGTACTGGCTTGCCTCAGAATATCTCCAGTCTAGCATGCATCAAGGAGTCTCTTGCCAGCACATTTTCAAGTGACATGCAGCCAAGGCCTTCTCCAGAAAGCGAAGGTGGTTCTTCCTCATCAGGAGCAGCGAGTCACGAGTCTGGAACTGAGCAGAGCCTGAGCTCACCGCAAGCTAGCTGCAGTGTGAGTGTCTTCCATGTAAGTGGAGCAAGTGAGCAAGGTTCAGAAACATCTAAGCTACAGCAATTGGTTGAGAATATTGACAAGTCCACCACAGACCCCAATGAGTGCCTCATCTGTCACAGAGTGCTGAGCTGCCAGAGTTCACTCAAAATGCATTACCGTACTCACACTGGAGAGAGGCCATTCAAGTGTAAAATTTGTGGCCGTGCCTTCTCAACAAAAGGTAACCTTAAGACTCATTATGGTGTCCACCGGGCAAACACCCCCCTAAAGATGCAACATTCCTGTCCAATTTGTCAGAAGAAGTttacaaatgcagttgtattgcagCAGCATATTCGCATGCATATGGGGGGACAAATTCCCAATACACCTATGCCGGAAAACACTTGTGATAATACTGATGTGGATCCTACTGTGACTGAGAAGAATGGAGACCTGACTCGCCCAGGTGAGAACATGGAAAACGTAGAAGAGATGGAAGAAGACCTAGACTCTCAGGATGGCCCTAGCAACTCTTTGAAACCACCAATTCCATATGATGCACAGTCAGAATCTCCAGGCACAGCATTTTCTGGGATTGCAGCTCTGGAGAACCAAATGAAAATGGTAAATTCAGCTTTGAACTTGCAACGGCAAAGCAGCCTGAAGTCTAGCGACAATGGTTCAGCAGAAAGTGATGGCATGACGAATGATTCTTCCTCTGTGGCAGGTGATCCAGATTATCAAAATGGCAGGAGTCCTGCCGCCTCTGAATCTGCTTCATTCCAGGCATTGTCCCCAGCCAATAGCCAATCTGAAAGCATTAGGTCAAAGTCACCAGGTTTCAACAGTCAAGAAGATGCTGGCATGGGAAATAAAGCTGAGGGCCCTGAAAACCATCTTGCAGAGATGGAAGGGGCTGGCGCTTTGGATCTAACTTATGGCAATATTGGTCGAAAGGTCATCAAAGAAGAACCTGGGTTACACTTCCCAAATGGAGAGTATG GTCACAGCAGCATTCATGCTGCTTTTGTCAGGGCACCACCAGCCCTCATAAAAGTGGAAATGCCTAGTGAGCGTCCTATTAGCACTAGCCATTTTATTGGCCCACCAACTTTATCACCTGGTGTTCCCCCTCTCCTGGTGCCACGGCCTAAGCTTTGCCGTCCAGCTAAACAGCACATCTGCACTACGTGTGGGAAGAACTTCTCCTCTGCAAGTGCTCTTCAGATTCATGAACGGACCCATACTGGTGAAAAGCCATTTGCATGCACCATCTGTGGGAGAGCCTTTACCACAAAAGGAAACCTGAAG GTCCATGTTGGAACTCACATGTGGAATAACTCTGCCAGGCGTGGAAGAAGATTATCCATTGATAATCCCATGGCTCTGTTGGGGAATGATCCAAAGAAGGTATCTGAAATGTTTCCAAAGGATATAGTGCCTCCTTCAGTGAACATTGATCCCACAGTATGGAACCAGTATGCAGCAGTACTCAGCAATGGCTTGGCAATGAAGACTAATGAGATTTCAGTGATCCAGAGTGGTGGCATACCTTCCCTTCCAGTCACCATTGGGGGTGGCTCTGCAATAAATACTGCAACAGTCTCCAAGATAGATGGGTCCCAGTCTGGAATTAGCTCGGATATGGAGAAGGCTGGTGGTGCTGCTGCAGACAATGTGCCAAAACACCAGTTCCCTCACTTCATGGAGGAGAACAAAATTGCTGTTAGTTAG